A region from the Beduinella massiliensis genome encodes:
- a CDS encoding N4-gp56 family major capsid protein: MAVTYNTNTTGTGTLAVTATKQYYDKRLLENMKPLLIHNQFAQKRPMPAHHGKTIEFRKWTPFAALTTPLTEGVPPEGQALSMTNLTATIAQYGGFVTVSDLLDLTAIDNVKSDAVDLMAQQGALTLDTLAREELHKTASVIYAGGKTGRAQLTPADKLTSLELRKAVRALKKVNAPMFKGNGTGAGYYVAIIGPDTEFDLMDDPTWKDVSKYQDKGNIYNGEIGMLYGCKIICTSEAKVFTGAGADSADVASTLVFGQNAYGVVDIDGSGNVQSKIKPAGSGEDPLDQRGTVGWKVMAYVCKVLQPAFIQRIESGFSA, encoded by the coding sequence CTGTGACCGCGACTAAGCAGTACTACGACAAGCGGCTTCTGGAGAACATGAAGCCCCTGCTGATTCACAATCAGTTTGCGCAGAAGCGTCCGATGCCCGCGCACCACGGCAAGACCATCGAGTTCCGCAAGTGGACGCCCTTCGCGGCGCTCACCACGCCGCTGACGGAGGGCGTGCCCCCGGAAGGGCAGGCGCTGAGCATGACCAACCTGACGGCGACTATCGCCCAGTACGGCGGCTTTGTGACGGTCAGCGACCTGCTCGACCTGACGGCCATTGACAACGTCAAGTCTGACGCCGTGGATCTAATGGCGCAGCAGGGCGCGCTCACGCTGGACACGCTTGCCCGTGAGGAGCTGCATAAGACGGCGAGCGTTATTTACGCGGGAGGCAAGACGGGCCGTGCGCAGCTCACCCCCGCGGACAAGCTTACCAGCCTTGAGCTGCGCAAGGCCGTGCGCGCGCTCAAGAAGGTCAACGCGCCGATGTTCAAGGGGAACGGCACAGGCGCGGGCTACTACGTGGCGATCATCGGCCCGGACACGGAGTTCGACCTGATGGACGATCCCACGTGGAAGGACGTCAGCAAGTACCAGGACAAGGGGAACATCTACAACGGCGAAATCGGCATGCTGTACGGCTGCAAAATCATCTGCACCAGCGAGGCGAAGGTCTTCACCGGAGCGGGGGCGGACAGCGCGGACGTCGCCTCCACGCTGGTATTCGGCCAGAACGCTTACGGTGTGGTGGACATCGACGGCAGCGGCAACGTGCAGTCCAAGATCAAGCCCGCGGGCAGCGGCGAGGATCCGCTGGATCAGCGCGGCACCGTCGGCTGGAAGGTCATGGCCTACGTGTGCAAGGTGCTGCAGCCCGCGTTCATCCAGCGCATCGAGAGCGGGTTCAGCGCGTAA